The DNA region AGGTAGGTAGTAAGTAATACCCCTTTCCAACCTTGATATAAATGAACAATTCCAAATAGCAAACTAGAAACAATCCCAATCGTGATGACAGACAGTTCAAATGGTAGATGATTTAAATAATATACTACCACTCCTCGGAAAATGATTTCTTCGCAGACTCCAGCAGTAATAGCTACTAAGAGAAAAAGTAAACGTTCTTTAATTGTTGAGGGTAACAAAAATTGAATGCTTTCATCAGATAGAGCATCAGATAATATTTTTCTTAATTTTTTTGAAAAGACAAGAATCAAAGTAAACATTCCAATACAGATACCTATTCCTAATCCAGCAGCCAATAAAAATTCGAATTGAAAAGGAAATAAGGGTTTATCAAGAAAAAATAAGTCGTTTAGGGAACGATGTGTAATTACCCAAAAGACAAATACAATTATGACCAGTAACCATTGAGTAGTCATAATTCCAATGAACAATTTCTGCTTATTCACAAGGTTTTGTTCAACCTTTTTCATATAAAAATAATCCCAGATTGGATAACCTACAGCAATTATTAGTAAAAGTGCGGTTAAAAAAAGCATCATCTTTATCCCCCCTTCATTTATTATACAATACAACTCAACGATCAATTTTATTGACTATCAAAATACTTCCTTTTTATTCAACTGCCTGTCCGTTAGTTTAATGAATTAACGGCAGAATAACGATAGACTATACGCCTAATCGACTTAGGGAACATGTTCTTGTCCACAACAGCTATTTTTATTGACCCATATTTCGCTTTTTTAATACCTAGCCGCTCGTGTTCAACCGCTCATAGTGACAGTTGTTCCATAACAAAGTGATCCCATTTATGTATCATGGTACTTAATGAGGTTTTAAGACCATACGTTCATCATTTAGATAACCATCTAATCGGAAATCGGACTAAGTTCTTGTCCATTCCGGCAATCGGTACAAGTTCTTGTCCTTGGCTTGGGACAAGAACTTGTACCGATAAAATAAGAAAGCCGCTAAAATAGCGACTTCAATGGGATCAAGTTCTTGTCCCTCAACATATGGCTGGCTTCCGTTCTGGCGTATTATACATACTCAATTTTTGACATATTTATCAACCAACTTTTGTAGCGTCTTTTTTTGTACAGTAATTATTACAACAGCGAAACTGCTTGTAGCTTAAGTTCTCTTATAAAGTTCCCTACCAAAACCCTGCCAGCAGAGCAGCTCCTGTTAAATAGGCCGAACTTAATACATGAAACACCTCGAAGAATGTTGCCGTACTCAATGAAAAATTACAACATCAGGTTTACACGTTAAACTTTACGACCTTCGGGGGCTAACAGAATAATTTTCCCCTTCGTGAACACCCGTTCGGGCTATTGCATAAGACAGCTTATAAAAAGAAACGATCCATTGAAAATCAAAATTCTGAACTTGAGTTGTCATCGATGATGCCCAGCTCCATTTCGATGTGTCAGGACACCAGATTAACCGGTCTTTAAGCAGCATTGCTGCAAATAGGAGGAGAAGATTTTTTTATTCATTAGCATGTGCTTGTTATCCCCATCCAACTTGCTGAGTAAAATCCCTCCCTCCAACAAGGAAAATGCAAATGATGCCAGCGCATCCACATCCAGATCCTCCCTAAACTCCCCAGCTTGAATGCCGTCACGAATAATACTTTTCATCATATCCAAGAAGCTATGAAGCCCTTGTCTTGCCTGACCACAAAGCTCCAAATGAGTATCGTCACTTTCTACAGCTGTATTCTGCATGGGACATCCGCCAATAAATGGTGGATCGTTGACGACATTCTCATAGACACGAAAAAAAGCAACCAACTTTCCTGACGCAGACTGCTCTTGATCGACCGCTTCAGAAAATTTGCTGGCGACCATACTGGCAGCATAATTGTAGGCTTCAAGCGCTATCTCGTCTTTACTAGCAAAATGTCGATAGATGCCCCCCTTCTTAATTCCTGTGTCGGCAATAATATCGTTTAGCGATGTACCGGCATATCCTCTCTGGTTAAAAATTTCAGCCGATTTCATAATGATATGTTCCCGTGTTCTGTCCCCTTTTTTCATGAGCTCCTCCGTATGAACTTTTTTTATTTCATTTGTTTTAAATGAATTATTCAATTCGCCTTGCAATCCACTAATATCATGCTAATATAAAGATACCGATCGGTCTCTTTTAACATTATACAACAGGCCATTCTAGAATGAAACAGCGCTGGCCCATTTTTATTTCATCACTGGCATTCGCTTATTGGAATAAATAAAACTTATAGGGGGATTTTTCAATGACTGTAAAAGTAGGTATAAACGGTTTTGGACGAATCGGACGACTCGCTTTTCGCCGAATTCAAGATGTGGAAGGCGTCGAGGTTGTAGCGATTAACGACCTTACGAACGCTAAAATGTTAGCTCATCTGCTCAAATATGATACGACGCAAGGCACTTTTCACGGTGACATTGAAGTCCATGACGGAAGCTTCAAAGTAAACGGCAAAGAGGTTAAGGTTTTAGCTAAGCGGAATCCTGAAGAGCTTCCTTGGGGAGAGCTTGGCGTTGATATTGTTCTCGAATGCACAGGCTTCTTCACCACGAAAGAAAAGGCCGAGCTTCACCTGAAAGGCGGAGCGAAGAAAGTCGTCATTTCCGCCCCTGCTACAGGCGACATGAAAACGATCGTATACAACGTGAACCATGACACACTGGACGGAACGGAAACCGTCATTTCCGGCGCTTCCTGCACAACCAACTGCCTGGCCCCTATGGCTAAAGCTCTGCACGACAAGTTTGGTATCCAATCCGGGCTGATGACGACCGTTCACGCTTACACGAGTAACCAAAACACGCTTGACGCTCCGGATCCAAAAGGCGATTTCCGAGCTGCGCGCGCCTCAGCGGAGAACATCGTTCCCTACTCCACCGGTGCCGCAAAAGCCATTGGCCTGGTTCTTCCGGAACTGAAGGGCAAACTGGATGGGGCATCTCAACGTGTACCTGTACCAACCGGTTCCGTGACTGAACTCGTTGCCGTTTTGAATACCAAGGTAACGGTTGAGCAAGTTAACGCTGCTATGAAAGAAGCTTCCGATCCAGAAACTTTCGGCTACACGGAAGACGAAATTGTATCTTCCGATATCAAAGGCATCACATTCGGTTCGCTCTTCGACGCCACGCAGACGAAAGTTCTGACAGTCGGTGACCAGCAATTGGTGAAAGCCGCAGCTTGGTACGATAACGAAATGTCTTATACAGCCCAATTGGTTCGTACGCTGGAGCACTTCGCTAAGATCGCTAGATAAATAATCAAAGGATGGAGAGAGGGAAAATCCCTTGGAGGATGAACTCCACTTACGATGATCGATTGTTCGGCATTAGTCTGGTTTTGACGGGAGGCGCGTCGGTTGAGCTATACCATCAATCCGTGGCGGCGCCATGCGGACTATCCTGAATTCCGAACCGAAAGGATGATCACATTGAAAATTCTCGTCACGGGAGGCACCGGCCTGCTCGGCGGCCGCCTGATCCCGAAGCTCGTGGAGGATGGTCACCAGATTTTCGCCCTCACACGCTCTGTATCATCTCACGCCAAACTCAAGGCCATGGGTGCGACGCCGGTTGATGCCGATCTCGAAAGCAGCACGCCAATCGTGTTACCGATGATCGATGCAGTTGTGCATGCGGCCGCCCTTTTCCGCTTTTCAGGGCCTCGCGAACCCTTCTTCCGTACCAACGTCGATGGCACCGTAGCCTTGCTGAAGGCAGCCGAGTCCGCCCGTGCGAAGACATTCGTCTACATCAGCGCGGCGGGGATCCACATGGATAACGGCGGCACGCTCATCCGCGACGCCGATGAAAGCTCGCCGACTTTCCCGAACCACTTCTCCTCCTACCTGGCGAGCAAGGCACGGGCCGATTCATTGGTTCTGGCAGCCAACAAACCTGGCTTTCGCACGATCGCGCTTCGCCCACCGGCTATCTGGGGGCCAGGTGATCCGTTTAGCCGAGCGCTTCCCGAAGCAGTCAAATCTGGACAGTTCGCGTTCATCGACCGCGGTGATTACCCTTTTTCAACCTGCCATG from Paenibacillus sp. JNUCC-31 includes:
- a CDS encoding NAD-dependent epimerase/dehydratase family protein; this translates as MSYTINPWRRHADYPEFRTERMITLKILVTGGTGLLGGRLIPKLVEDGHQIFALTRSVSSHAKLKAMGATPVDADLESSTPIVLPMIDAVVHAAALFRFSGPREPFFRTNVDGTVALLKAAESARAKTFVYISAAGIHMDNGGTLIRDADESSPTFPNHFSSYLASKARADSLVLAANKPGFRTIALRPPAIWGPGDPFSRALPEAVKSGQFAFIDRGDYPFSTCHVDNVVEAIQCALERGEGGHAFFIKDQDGQIFREFVASLANLQGLSIDKLRSMPYWLASAIGRLFDTIWGVTRKDDDPPISRSMIRMIGREFTVNDAAARRELEYVGRTLRDAGLQSYEEPSVRR
- a CDS encoding TetR/AcrR family transcriptional regulator, with protein sequence MKKGDRTREHIIMKSAEIFNQRGYAGTSLNDIIADTGIKKGGIYRHFASKDEIALEAYNYAASMVASKFSEAVDQEQSASGKLVAFFRVYENVVNDPPFIGGCPMQNTAVESDDTHLELCGQARQGLHSFLDMMKSIIRDGIQAGEFREDLDVDALASFAFSLLEGGILLSKLDGDNKHMLMNKKIFSSYLQQCCLKTG
- the gap gene encoding type I glyceraldehyde-3-phosphate dehydrogenase, encoding MTVKVGINGFGRIGRLAFRRIQDVEGVEVVAINDLTNAKMLAHLLKYDTTQGTFHGDIEVHDGSFKVNGKEVKVLAKRNPEELPWGELGVDIVLECTGFFTTKEKAELHLKGGAKKVVISAPATGDMKTIVYNVNHDTLDGTETVISGASCTTNCLAPMAKALHDKFGIQSGLMTTVHAYTSNQNTLDAPDPKGDFRAARASAENIVPYSTGAAKAIGLVLPELKGKLDGASQRVPVPTGSVTELVAVLNTKVTVEQVNAAMKEASDPETFGYTEDEIVSSDIKGITFGSLFDATQTKVLTVGDQQLVKAAAWYDNEMSYTAQLVRTLEHFAKIAR
- a CDS encoding CPBP family intramembrane glutamic endopeptidase, whose amino-acid sequence is MMLFLTALLLIIAVGYPIWDYFYMKKVEQNLVNKQKLFIGIMTTQWLLVIIVFVFWVITHRSLNDLFFLDKPLFPFQFEFLLAAGLGIGICIGMFTLILVFSKKLRKILSDALSDESIQFLLPSTIKERLLFLLVAITAGVCEEIIFRGVVVYYLNHLPFELSVITIGIVSSLLFGIVHLYQGWKGVLLTTYLGAILFLLFVGTGFLWIPIVLHIIIDAKFVFLPNKKMP